One Malassezia vespertilionis chromosome 6, complete sequence genomic window, TCATCGCGCAGAAACTCGGCGAGGTCTGCGTCTTTCCAGCGActgggcggcgcggtgacgacgctgcgcgcgtacTCAAGACCCGCGCGTGCctgcgctttgcacgctgcgtcgccgAGTCGTGCAACAAGGTACCCAAGCACCTCGTGCAGGCGGCTCCGCAGCAAGTTTGCGATcgtgacgctgcgcgagccaaGCAGGCTGAGCAGCGtctccagcgctgcgtcgcgcaccgccTCGGGCTGCATGAAAAAGTGCTTGAAAATGTCCGAGGTTTGGTTCAGGCAGAGGGCAGGGATCGATTGGCCGACGGCGTTTGcaatcgcacgcagcggctGCATCGCTTCTTGGcccgcgacgatgcgctggacaaggtGCGGAAGTGTGTGCTTCAGTGTGGTTTGCAGGAATGTCTGCTGGCTCATGttgagcaggcgcgctACTTCGGCGAttccgtgcggcgcagcgtgcattgcgTCCACGGCAATGCGGCTGACGGGGCCGAGGTGCTGATTTAGAAGCTGAAAGGTggtgcatcgccgccgcgccgcaagctggaTCGTCTCGGTGTACGCGAGCGAGCGCAGGTAGATGTGGGCGAGGTACAGTGCATGAACGAGGGCAGCGGCCACAGGCGCAAACGCCTCATCGCACTGGACGcggccgaggcgcgccacGGTAAGAATGCACGTCTCTTGGATACGCACGTCACTGTGTGCGCTCGGTGTAGCTACAGCCACaatggcgtgcagctgcgcggcccagtcaagcgtgcgcatcgtgcgcggGAGCGCGGCGTAGCGAGAAAGCagcatgtgcagcgcgcgcccggcagcaagacgcaccgcgcgtgTTTTGTGCACAATCCAGGGGGCGAGAATAGAAAGGAAAAGGGGTATATCGCCGTGGGCATACGCGTGGGCCGACGCGTGGGCCGCTTCGTCGGTGAGCaccgcgatgcgcgccagGATTTGGCTTGCGGCAGGGCTGGGTGGATCGCTTATGCACGCTTCGAGCGCGTGTACAAGTGCGTcatcgcgctgcggcgagtGGATCGTGGTGTGGtgctgcacggcgtccTGTTCGAGCGGCGCCTCAATCCGCCGCCGTTTCGGCGCACGACCTTTTCCGTTCAGTGCAtgctgcagtgcaccgCAGTCTTCAGCGGAGGCCCATGGCGCGTGGAATGCAGCGAGCCGCACAgcctcttcttcgcgcagcCCATCGCCCGTGCAAAGGACAAGGCAGAGCAGGGCAAGACAGCAGCGCTGGAATATGTGCCCCAGCCGCGCTACATCCCTGtcttcgcgcagcacatttgCAATGAGGCACGGGCGCAGCATGCCCACATCAGCGACAATGCTCGTCATCTCCGCATACATATCCTCGGTGCCATGCAAGCAGAGCAGGCGCAAGGTatcgccgaggcgctcgcatGCCAGCGTATATGCCGCTGCATACGGAcccgcgccgagctccgCATCCAAGAACGCATCGTCGACGGGGTGGAAAAGGAGAGCAAAGCTAGTGATGCAAAGGCGCAGAATATGAAAGAATGCGACAGATTGCAGAATAGGCAGTGCGGCGACGCACGCATCGTAGCGCAGCAGTGCGAGGTACGGCGTCGCGACGTGTGACATGCTAAACACAGCGACGCCCGGCATCAGGCCACGCTCCCAGTGTGCGATCAAAActcgcgcgccaagctcgacaaggtCCTGGAGTGCAGACGGAAAGACAACCGCAAGCTCCGCAGCGACACGGACGTGGAGAAAAagcatgcactgcgccgctgcacgcacgATCGGGCTCCATGAAATGCGCAGTGTAGCTGTGTCGTGCTCCGACCATACATACGTAgatgcatgcacgcacggcgcattCGACGCGCCCACAGCGTACGCTTCGGGCGTCCctgctgtgccgcacagcaccaAAGCGCCGTGCTCTGGCTCAAGGAGCTCGTGGGGAACGGCTATTGACGACAGCGGCAGggcatgcgcgcctgcgAGCACCCGCGACGCGgagcgcagtgcatcgtAGAGCAAAAACCTCGCGTGGCGCGATTGGTGCGGCGACTCGAGCAAAAGGTGCAGTGCGGTGCCGAGCAATTGCATTGTCGCGCCGACTGCGTCGGCAGCAGTGTGGGTGAGCGACTCGGAATAGCGCTGTGCATCCGGCACAAGCGAGTTGGCTGTGCTGacgtgcgcctgcagcacggcaagtGCGGCGATCACGCGGGGGATCAAGTACAGGTCCAGGGTGGTGTAGCAAACGCCCGCACGCCcgtgcggcacaggcgccgGCAGGGTATCAAGtgcgcgcggtgccgctacaagcgcagtgcacaGGATATGTACCACATCGAGGTACGAGAACGTGTTTGCTGGGCTCAAGTGCGCTttgagcgccttggcatcggcgatgtgcgcaagcggcgcaatgtACGCGCGTACaagtcggcgcgccgcacactgcGTCGCATACTCACGCGCCTCGCCCGCAAGCTGGTCCCCAAGGATCCCAGACTCGCGCAACCACGCAGGCACGTCCTGCTCATTCACCTCGCGCATAGCACATGGCAACGACGTTGGTTCGACGGATGGTTATGTAAGCCTATGGGCtacgcgcgcttgcggcgaaAACTTTCCTGGGTGGGTGCGTGGCCCTTGCACTGCCTGATGAGCTGCGCATACAAGGGGTCCGCGGGATTGCGGTCAAAGAATCGGAGCTGGTGCGGGTTGTTTtccgcctcgcgctgcttgcgcaggttgcgctgctcgttCTCGATGCGGGACTTGTCCTTGCTGGCGAGTTCGTAGTTCTTGGTACGGATCCCGTGGGCGACATGCTGCCACACCTTGCGGCTTTCGCATGCATCCTGCTCCTCGAGTGGCTTGACAGCGATTTCCTCGCGCGGCACCACGCCGGCGTTCCAGAAGATGCTGCCGGGAGGAAGCACGGCGCTCTTCTTGACCGTACTCACGTCCGACCAATCGCCTGCAGCCTCGAGGATCGTCTGGCCGGTCTTGTCGTTGTTGACAACTGCGTTGAAGGTATGTGCCTTGCCGGTAAAGTAGCCTTTGCCGCTGTAGTTGATCGTGGCCAAGAAGCCCGTGCTGGACTGTATGTAGGAGGAGTCGATAATCTCAATGTAGGGCGAGCCGTACCAAAGGCCATCAATCGTGAGCGTGGGAAGAGTGATTAGATAGCGCTCCTCGCCTTCGGGGCGGCGCAACGTAAGCATTGCATGCCCCACCTGCACGACATTGATCGAACGGCCGTTGAACGAGGTCTTTTGGCCGCTGTGCCCTTCGACCGTGACGCCGGCCGCATCATTGTTCAGGCAGTACGCAGTGATGGGCGGATGGTGCGACACTTGCTCGGACACCAACGTGGTCTCCCCGCGGCCAGACTTGTCCGGCCACGCGCCAAGGAACACTTCGCCAAGAATCGGGTTCAATGGTTTTTTCTCGGAACCCATGCTCGTGTTGCGCGCTGTGTATTGCCCTTTTAGCGTCGCGATGAACCAGCGCACAACGGCAATCATACGCTGCTCGGGAGAACCACCCTGCTGGATCTCCTTCCAGAGCTCGGGATTCTCGCCCCAGTACGAGGGATACTCGGTCAGCGAGACGGGCGACAGGATAAAGGACGGCGCAGTCATCTTGCTCAGGTCGCCAGAAAAACTCGCAATCGATTTGAGGAACTGGCGTTAGTCTGGCCACCACATACAGTCATCCATCCTCCACGCTGCTCGCTCGGGACGGCCTCCATTTTGTCCGTCATGTCGGTAGCGAGTAGACGCTCGCCCCGCAAGCACGGAACCCTATGCTGACTAACTATTTGTAAGAATACCTTTTTttcggtgcgccgcgtttgCTGCTCAGCATGGTGCGTTCGTACGAGCGGCACGAGCCGACGCTGGCGTTTGGCCTAGTCAGCTCCAATGCTGCTAACTGTGTGTTGGGTGAGGATGGAAGGTCTGCGTATGTTCCGGCGCTTGAGGACGTGCTTGTGTGGGATATGAAGCTGggccagcagcgcggcgcgtggcACGAAATTGGCTCTCGCGTTGCAGTAACGGCCATtgctcgtgcgccgcaccccaatgcgtcgcgctttgcggtGGGGTACGCGGATGGATCGATTCGTCTTTGGGATGCAGAGAcgggtgcggcgctgctcacgTTTAACGGGCACCAACGCGCCGTCACAGCGCTCGCATTCGACCGAGCGGGCCTGCAATTGGCGAGTGGAAGCTTGGATACGTCGGTGATTGTCTGGGATACGGTTGCAGAAACGGGCCTGTTTCGCTTAAAGAGCCATCATGGCGCAATCACCGCGCTCGCATTCTTGAACGACAccgagcacgtcgcgcccGCCACGTACCTTGTTTCGACTGCAAAAGACGGGCTCATGAAGCTCTGGGATCTGCGCCTTCAGCACAACATCCAGACTGTGGTGTCTGGAGAAGAGCAGCTTTTCAGCGTTGCTGTATCGCAGGCGCACGAGCCCATGGACGGCGTCGAAGGCGGCGCACTGGTCGTCACAGGCGGCACAAacggagcgctgcgcgtgtggGAAGCGTCGGgtgctgcactgcgcgaagGGCTTCGTGTCAAGGATGCTGTAGATGCGCACATGCCGCAGTTTATCACGCCGCATGGCACGCTTGAAATGCCTGGGGCCCACCGAGTCCAGCAGCTGGCCTTTAGCGCCTCGACAAACGACACATTCctcgccgcgtcgagcggcgATAGGAGCGTGCAAGTATTTCGTGTACGTACTCTGGACGAGGCACGCAAGAaacagcagcgcaggacaaggcgcgccatggaAAAGGCAGAGCGCACCGGCGGAGCGCCTGTTGAAGTCGCCTTGACATGGTCGCTTCGGTTCGAGCCCTACGTACTAATTCGGCCTTCGATCGGGCGCGTGCGAAGCTTTTCCTTCCCTacgggcgccgcgccaggGTCTGGCGATGCATTCGGGCCGATGCCGCTTCTGTGTGCACTCACCACCAACAGCGCTGAAATTCACACCGTACCGGCCATCCCACGGACCAAGCAAGAGAAGAAACAGCTCGAGTCGCAGATTGCGAATGCACTAGAACTTCCAGGACACCGTGCCGATGTCCGTGCGGTCGCGCTTTCCTACGACGATAGTCTCTTGGCATCCGTGTGTGGGAGCGGCCAGCTCAAGATCTGGAACGCACGTACGGGGCGCTGTATTCGCACCCTTCCTGTCTCTGCCTACGCATTGAGTGTGGCGTGGCTGCCAGGCGACCGCTACGTGCTGGTGGGGTGCAAAGACGGCTCTTTGCACAGCTTTGACATACCTGCCGGCATGCCGGTCGAGACGATCGAAGCGCACCAAGGGCCGATTTGGAGCTGCATTGTACACCCCAACGGCCAAAGTGCAGtgacatgcagcgcagacaAAGACGTCAAGTTCTGGGAGTTTGAAATGGCACAGCCAGAGGAGGCGAGTGCGCCACAGCTATCCcttgtgcatgtgcgcacgctcaAAGTCGCCGACGacgtgctttgcgcgcgtttttCTCCGGATGGACGCTTGCTAGCCATTTCACTCCTGGACAATACAGTCAAGGTATTTTATGCAGACACGCTCAAATTCTTCTTGAGCCTCTACGGACACAAACTCCCTGTCCTCTCGCTGGACATTTCGGGCGATGGAAAACTCTGTGTGACTTGCTCTGCGGACAAGAATGTGAAAATTTGGGGGCTCGATTTTGGCGACTGCCACCGCAGTAttttcgcgcacgacgaGAGTATTATGGGCGTTGCATtcgagcatggcgagcAAGGCGGTGGCTTGATGGGCGGGCGCGAAGGCGCGAGTCATCGATTTTGGACAGTGGCCAAAGACGGCCTTGTAAAGTATTGGGATGCGGATCGCTTTGTCGGCATCCAGACGCTCGAGGGCCACCACGGCGAGATTTGGGCGCTGGCGACCAGTCACAATGGCCGATTTCTCGCCACAGCGGGCTCCGATCGCAGTATCCGCGTGTGGGAAAAGACGGACGAGCCATTGTTTTTGGAGGAagagcgcgaaaaagagctgGAGAAGTTGTacgaaagcgccgcgccgcagtcCGACGAGCTTGCCATTGGAGCACTCGCGGAAGGCGCAGAAGACGAGCAGCCCAAGGGTGCAGAAGCAACCGCCGTGTCCAAGGCATCCACCGAATCGCTCATGGCCGGCGAGCGtttgctcgaggcgctcgccatcgccgACGAGGACGTGCAAAAGCGAGCCGCGGCAACACGCGCGGGACAAGCCGAGAGTGTCGTGTCTATCAACCCCGTCATTCAAGCCGTGTTTGGTGAGAACAGTATGGAAGAGGTCGATGCGTACAAGTACGTGCTCAAGGTTGTCGAAAGGATTCCCGCGACACACGTGGAAGATGCACTCCTCGTACTTCCATTCGACCGCGTCATCACTCTGCTCACGTTCCTTGACGTGTGGGTTACCAAGGAATGGAATGTgtcgcttgccgcgcgcatcctCTTCTttctgctgcgcacgcaccacaCACAAATTGTGTCGCACCGTGTGATGCGCACAACAttgatgcgcttgcgcacacATTTGCGTGATGTGCTTGCAAAACAAAAAACCATGCTGGGATTCAATCTTGCAGCGATGCGATACctcaagcagcagcaactCGAGCGACGCACGACCGAGCTGCTGGAGCGGCCCGATACCAACCTGGAAGACATAGACGAGCAGACGATCCGTGCGCAGATCGAgagcaaggcgcagcgcaagcgcaagttACAGGTCCGGTAGCATAGTAGGCTATAAAACTTACAAGGCACATGTAGGTGCTTCTGATGTTGGCTCGTCTGGCTGTGTATAGCTTGCGgagaagcgcgcaatgccaATGTATCCATTGCAAATAGCCCAAACGTCGGTGCCTTGAGGAAGCGGCTCGTCCGGAGGAGGACGCATGGCCGCGGAGAGATTCGGTCGAAAATCTAGGTACGAGCCCTGGCCCGTCGCTATTGCGTCGCCTTGGCTCGCAACGCCAAGCGGCACAACGACGTcctgctcctcttccttCTTAAAGGGCAGCTTGTATATCTAGTCATGAGTCGTGCTGCATACGCACCTTGTTCAACTGACTCGGCCATACGCGAGTCCAGACGACGGTGGGATCCAAAAGTGTCTCTGCGAGGGGTACATTGATCGAGTAGGCCGAGACGCAAACGTCCTTGGACCATGCATCCCACAGCTGCTTGATGATTTGAGTGCAGTAAAAGGTCGCAATCCTCGCTATTTCTGCCGACCTTGACGCAGAGAGCGGCGCTCCCGACGCCGAATGTGCTGGCGTCGGTGGATCTTTTTGAAAGTGGCCGTAGCTCATGGCGATGCCACGAACGCCGCTGGTGGCgcccgcaagcgccgcgccgagcgtgcctGAAGAGAGAGAAAAC contains:
- a CDS encoding uncharacterized protein (COG:T; EggNog:ENOG503NU29) yields the protein MTDKMEAVPSEQRGGWMTFLKSIASFSGDLSKMTAPSFILSPVSLTEYPSYWGENPELWKEIQQGGSPEQRMIAVVRWFIATLKGQYTARNTSMGSEKKPLNPILGEVFLGAWPDKSGRGETTLVSEQVSHHPPITAYCLNNDAAGVTVEGHSGQKTSFNGRSINVVQVGHAMLTLRRPEGEERYLITLPTLTIDGLWYGSPYIEIIDSSYIQSSTGFLATINYSGKGYFTGKAHTFNAVVNNDKTGQTILEAAGDWSDVSTVKKSAVLPPGSIFWNAGVVPREEIAVKPLEEQDACESRKVWQHVAHGIRTKNYELASKDKSRIENEQRNLRKQREAENNPHQLRFFDRNPADPLYAQLIRQCKGHAPTQESFRRKRA
- the DIP2 gene encoding beta transducin (COG:A; EggNog:ENOG503NWQD); protein product: MVRSYERHEPTLAFGLVSSNAANCVLGEDGRSAYVPALEDVLVWDMKLGQQRGAWHEIGSRVAVTAIARAPHPNASRFAVGYADGSIRLWDAETGAALLTFNGHQRAVTALAFDRAGLQLASGSLDTSVIVWDTVAETGLFRLKSHHGAITALAFLNDTEHVAPATYLVSTAKDGLMKLWDLRLQHNIQTVVSGEEQLFSVAVSQAHEPMDGVEGGALVVTGGTNGALRVWEASGAALREGLRVKDAVDAHMPQFITPHGTLEMPGAHRVQQLAFSASTNDTFLAASSGDRSVQVFRVRTLDEARKKQQRRTRRAMEKAERTGGAPVEVALTWSLRFEPYVLIRPSIGRVRSFSFPTGAAPGSGDAFGPMPLLCALTTNSAEIHTVPAIPRTKQEKKQLESQIANALELPGHRADVRAVALSYDDSLLASVCGSGQLKIWNARTGRCIRTLPVSAYALSVAWLPGDRYVLVGCKDGSLHSFDIPAGMPVETIEAHQGPIWSCIVHPNGQSAVTCSADKDVKFWEFEMAQPEEASAPQLSLVHVRTLKVADDVLCARFSPDGRLLAISLLDNTVKVFYADTLKFFLSLYGHKLPVLSLDISGDGKLCVTCSADKNVKIWGLDFGDCHRSIFAHDESIMGVAFEHGEQGGGLMGGREGASHRFWTVAKDGLVKYWDADRFVGIQTLEGHHGEIWALATSHNGRFLATAGSDRSIRVWEKTDEPLFLEEEREKELEKLYESAAPQSDELAIGALAEGAEDEQPKGAEATAVSKASTESLMAGERLLEALAIADEDVQKRAAATRAGQAESVVSINPVIQAVFGENSMEEVDAYKYVLKVVERIPATHVEDALLVLPFDRVITLLTFLDVWVTKEWNVSLAARILFFLLRTHHTQIVSHRVMRTTLMRLRTHLRDVLAKQKTMLGFNLAAMRYLKQQQLERRTTELLERPDTNLEDIDEQTIRAQIESKAQRKRKLQVR
- a CDS encoding uncharacterized protein (COG:O; EggNog:ENOG503NW1T) — translated: MARPEVLLTNDDGPPSSMLIEQGWSDNFRGTHPDTDKCWSDTRRPIHKERGEIGEWILVDGTPSTCTNIGLFTSAEILDMPNAAPISLVLSGPNYGRNTGNAFSLSSGTLGAALAGATSGVRGIAMSYGHFQKDPPTPAHSASGAPLSASRSAEIARIATFYCTQIIKQLWDAWSKDVCVSAYSINVPLAETLLDPTVVWTRVWPSQLNKVRMQHDS